A stretch of DNA from Calditrichota bacterium:
AAAAATCGAGATGGTAAACAGTGCGACAACTAATTTTTTGTTCATTTACTCCTCCTCAATGATAATTGTGTGGTTTGAATTTAGGTAAAAGTGAAGTAAAAAATTGGAAATGAATTATCTCCTTCACATGAATTATTTTGATCTTCCTGTAATTGCTTTTTTGATGGATTTATCCAGGTTCCCGGGCATGTTCATAAATTTCATGAACGCCCATTTTCCCGCGTCCCAGAAAAACATGTCCATGCGAAACATTTCTCGCGGTGTTCCGACTTTGATTTTTCCGTCTTCTTCAAAAATTGCCACCTCGACGGGATAGGCGCAGACATGATCGATGCCGGGGGTGGAATTTGCCTCTGTCTCGCGTTTCATGCCGCAAATGTGAAAAGACAGCGCCTCGGTGCGATTACGTGTAATTCCCAATAGCGCAGCATTAATGCCCTCATTTTTCACTTCGCAGACTACGCGCCATTTCAGGTCTTCGGCGGCGCTTTTCGTCCAGTGGTAGCCGGCATCTTTTTCAGCCGGCTGGAATGCCTCAATATTTTTCTTTACCTGATCAATAACTTCCTGCAATTTTGTCGCTGGATCTGCGCCGGTATCAATTGACAGCAGGATAGGAAACTGATCTTTGTCTCGAAAGAAAGTCATTGGCCCGACCATCATCATCATGTCCTTCTTTGCTTTTCGTAACCGTTCGGCTGAACGTAGCGGAGGCATTTGGATGCTTACTTCTTTTCCCTTTACTGCCGATAAAATAAACGAGCGTAAATTCTGTCGGATTTCCTCTGATTTCGCGATAACTTTTTGATAATTTGCGTCATCGAGATCATTGCAAATGATGCGTGTTAGTGTGATAGGATTGGCGATGACGACCTGGACGCCAGTTTCATCTTCATAAACTCCAATGCGAAGAATCCAGTTGGCGGCGTACCGCTTCCCGAATTGCGCCTGAAATTTATCAAACGCCGTGTCTGTGGCCAGAATCAGAAAAGAATTAAAAGTTGAGTGTTTCGCGGCATCTTCCCGAACGAGATTGGGCGTACTCATTTTCAGCGTATTTAAATACTGAAAGGAAGATTCTGTCAGATTTTGCGTGATTAAATCTGCAACCTCCTGAGCATTTCCTGCGGCATTTTGAACAACTTTTTCGTAAATGCCGAAGTCAGCGCCGAATAATAAATTTGTTAGAAAAAGAAAAACAAAAATGCTTTTTAAAAATTTCATTTCCTCCTCCCGCCGGTTGAATGAATGGTTTAAGTTTTGGGCAATTAATTTGAAGCTGTGGTTTTAGGTTTAGGGATTTTATGTTTAAAAAAAGTATGGATTGGAATGGCGAAGAAATACCATTTGTCAAATTGATAGGATTACGCTTCAATGCAGGATGATATATTTTGTGAAAAATAGAGTATTTAAAAATATAAAAATCTTTACTTCTGATAGATGTCATATTTGCCCGATGATAATTTTAACCATAGCAATAATTATTGGCATGAAAATATAATACTATAAAATGTTAATGTCAAGATGTATTATAAAATATAGATTTAGAGTGTTTTAAAATAGATTAAAAAGTGAAAGGATAGATCAAAAGGAGTACAGCAGGTTACCGGTTAATGGGTCCCGTCCGAATTTTTCGCACAATTCGATGAGGATTTTTTCGTGGCTAAAGGCGAGATTCATCACCGTGTCGTTCCCGCCGTAGTAAATCCACAGGGAGCCATCATTTTTGCGGGTGACGCCGCAGGAAAAGACGACATTGGGGACGTGAACATAGCCGTCTTCCGGGACTCGGCAGTCGGCTCGCGAAGGAAAAAGCAGGGGAATGGCAGATATTTTTACTCTTGCGGGATTTTTCAAACTATGGAGCGCCACGCCCAAAACATAAGGATTACCATCCATCGTCGTGCGTACGCCGTGGAAGATATTCAGCCAGCCTTTGTCCGTTTTTATCGGCGGAGCGCCAGGGCCTATTTTGTCGGAAAATGCGCTGGGACCGAAACCTGTGTGCATAATTGGTTCCGGCGCAATATTCCAGGAATTGGAACGCCAATCATCGGAATAGCCGATGCGGATTTGCGTGTACTGTCCGCCTACATCGCCTTCGGTCACGTCGTTGGGTCTGAACAAACCGACGTATTTCCCGTTGATTTTTTCAGTGAAAAAAACCACATTGCGCATGTCGCGTTCGAGCACAGGACCGTAACGGACAAAATTAATAAAATCAGTTGTCATCGCCAGTGAGACACGGACGCGATTTTTAATTTTGCCGTGGTACGCGCTGTAAGTGATGGCGTATTCCGCGCCAAATTTCATAATTCGCGGGTCTTCAACTCCTCCGGATTCGTTTTCGATGAGCTGCCCGCTATCCGTCCCAGGAGCAAAGTCATCATTTCCAGTTGCTGGTTTCAAAACTGGCTGCGGATGAATTTTCCAATCATCTACGCCATTTTTGCTTTTCGCCAGGCCCAGCACAGAAATCCCGCAACGCAAATGAGAACGAAACAGCATGATCGTTTCGTCTCCCAGAGTTGTAACTCCGGCGTTGTGGACAGTGACGACTTGCCATTCCGGTTTACTCCAGACGGCATTTATCTGATTGGGCGTTAAGATGGGATTTTGGGCGTAGCGGATGAGTGGTTTGGAAAGAGAGAGTTTTTTGTAATTAAAAATGTTGATCCTGTTAAAGTTTGCCATAGCAATGCCATTC
This window harbors:
- a CDS encoding glycosidase, which codes for MANFNRINIFNYKKLSLSKPLIRYAQNPILTPNQINAVWSKPEWQVVTVHNAGVTTLGDETIMLFRSHLRCGISVLGLAKSKNGVDDWKIHPQPVLKPATGNDDFAPGTDSGQLIENESGGVEDPRIMKFGAEYAITYSAYHGKIKNRVRVSLAMTTDFINFVRYGPVLERDMRNVVFFTEKINGKYVGLFRPNDVTEGDVGGQYTQIRIGYSDDWRSNSWNIAPEPIMHTGFGPSAFSDKIGPGAPPIKTDKGWLNIFHGVRTTMDGNPYVLGVALHSLKNPARVKISAIPLLFPSRADCRVPEDGYVHVPNVVFSCGVTRKNDGSLWIYYGGNDTVMNLAFSHEKILIELCEKFGRDPLTGNLLYSF